CAGAGCTGTAAGATTAATATGTTTACTCAGTGCGGCAGGCAGACCTGCATGCGTCAGACCCTTCTGGGAAGAAACATGTGCTGGGCTTTTTAAAAGGTCTCTAATAAATACTGCTCTGGACCTCCAGTCTCTCTCGCCATCCCTAATGTGATTACAACCATTTGATATCCAAAGCCAGTTTACCATGATAATACAATTTTGCTTGTGGAAAAAGAGGATCAGCATTGTGCTCTGGGTAAGAGATGGGTGAGACAATGAAGCTATTATAGGCAGCTTCTTCTGCTAAGAGGAAACTCATGGACACGCAGACGCTTTTTATAAGCAGCTATCAGTCTAAACAGAGAACACTGGATATTATTGTTGGGCTACAACATGATGGGTAGCCTCTACATAAACGTCACCATTCATCTCCAGAATAGGGCACAGATTTCTCACTACAGTTAGTCTGGTGTTTTGAATTTGAAATTTGGGGTTCGAACTTCACTAAAACCccttaaaaaacattttcattatttttaattataacttataattatattatataattataagcCAGTTTGTAGGTTTAGTAAATCTATTTTTTAAAGACATTATTTGCTGATGAGCCAATAACACCACTAGAGGGAAATGTGGAGCTAAGATACAGCTGTCATGGCTGCATTGATTTATGATCTTTTAAAAATTCTGTCTCTTAACCTCCCaaccttttattttttaaccatAACATCTTTTAGTCCACACTTGTGTCCCCTCTGATCTTCTTTACTAATTTAAAAtggttgttttgtatttataatAAGCTAACTGAGTGAAGACTCATTTTGCTGGTTGACCCCAGGGTTCTCAGTCAGTCCACAAAGCAGGCTTACCTCTCCCGAAGTGACTGCATGGCTTTTGTAACTGACATGCTCTCTGCTTCTTGTATGAACACCTGCTTGAGCCAGTCATGACCAGGATGATTATCTGTTGCACGTGTTGTCTCAGCAGTACATACCGGACACTACCAGTTACAGTTTGTATGTATTAGTGATAGCACACTATGACAAGTTGGCTTCTTATCTCctgttttgtcttctttttttggcTTTGAGAAATTATGGATCAAAGAAGTTGATTGTTGGTGAAATCATTTATCATTCATTCACTTTAAACACAGGAGTCCTTGTCCTGAGAGATGTATTGTGCAATATTCTCTGTCAAAGAACCTATTGTAACTGTGTGTGGAGTAAATTTACAGTCCATCCATATTCATATGTTATGAGTATAATGAATGACTTTTCTAAAATGGTTACTTCTGGTAAGTgcccctccatcctccatccgcCATCAGCATTGATAAATACAATGTGGATAGATCACAAAATGctaataaaaatgtcacatgtgACACACTGGGAGAAGATGAAAAAGGACAAGTCAGAGTAAAGGACAGCTCGAAGGGTCgtcaataaaaacatattttccaAAAATGTTACTGAAAGGCAGGAAGATACAAACAGATATAAGCTGTAATATGTATAATGTGTTTAGTTCTATAGCAgatatatgtatacatgtataaataaatgtgtgaaagctgcaacatgtataaataaatgtgtgaaagCTGCAAACGCAGCTCCAAATCAGTCACACAGTCTCCTGTAAGCTTGTTAGCAGTTGATTGAAAGGTGATGTTTAGTCGGGCCAGGTCTCCTAAACCCTTCTTTAGCTCATCTCAGCAGTGAGCACAGTTTACACACAGAGCCATGTGTGTCAGTCATGGAGTCAATCAAGGCTGCAATCTACTGTCGATACAGTCATCTAAAGAGTATGGTAAAGGTAATACAGCCCgtcttaaaaaataaacaaagtgaCTGTTTCATTTCTGTAACTACAGATGTTCCCACATGCAAAAACACAGGCTTtccatcatttaaaaatatatttcatttacattatttatgcTTTACATATAATGCTATTGCACATTTATTTAGTATAAGTGAAGCTATACTTACATGATACAGACACATTTCCTTGCATTTCTTGAGACTTAAAGATCTTAACAAACAATTCATTTCaacataattaataaataagaTGTTGTCTCACAGCCATGTCTCTTGTCTATTAATGTTTACATATGACTCCAGAAAGGTTACACTTCCTGTTCCAGTAAATAGGCCTACCACATATAGTGTGGACAGGCTAACTTATGAGCAGACCGGCAGTATTTTTACTTTATGTAAGCAGGGGTCTTAAAATGGAAAGCCTCGGGGCTCGAGCTGGCTTATAACCAAATCCAATTTTGTCAAATCTTCTTACATCTCCCACCCATATGCTTGAAATTTAAAAGCCCTGCTGCAATAAAAGAATGCACAGAGTTTAATCTCTACAAAATAACagtattttgttaaaaaatgtttaaaaatcgTACATGTCAGTGCATTATATTTGCAGCCTATTTTTTCAGTTTAGTGAATGTAACATCTTTATATGctgtataataaaataaacatatgtACTCCTCATTCTATTTAAAAGACGGTTTTATATAAACAAGAATAATGTTGAGGAAGTAGCTTTCTGTTTCAGAGGTTAGAGGATCTATATATTCCAGCATATAAAAATAACACTTAAGGGATCTTGCACACTCACAGGTATCCAAACATTCGTCACtgcttcttcgtcttcttctagCAGACCACACACGTCTTTGATGACTTCCCATCTTGAGctgtaaaaggaaaaacacagtgaaagacaggctaaaaaacacagacacataatgAGTGGAGAGTGGTTAAAGTGCTTACCACCTTCCAGCTTATTCTTCTCGCCTTCGATGGCCTTCATCTTGGCCTCATGTACATCGGCGAGGGCTTTCCACTCTCCTCGATTGGTAGTTAACCCCTCGAACATGGGGGTAATCTCTGTGTGGAAACGAGAGAACTCCTGCAGAGAAGCACAGACGTTAGtgaggaaaaacaacacatggaTTTATTAGGAATGATGTGCGCGGAGTGTAGATCTTGGTACCTTGTACACAAAGGTGCAAACAAAGTCGATGAAGCCGCACTGCATTTTGGGTAGCTGGTCAGCGTGATTTCTGTCCATCATCGGCTGAAAGAAGAATGATGATCATTATTATAAGTTCATGACTTCATGGTATGAACACGGTGGAGCACGGTGCTCTTACAATTGGCTGCTGATCCAGAACCGTCCTTTCCAGGTCTCCCTGCTCCCAAAATTCTGCTGCCACCATCAGAGCGACCTATGAGCAACAGAGCGATGAGAACCGATGCctcaaatgtttacatctgaTACACATCTGAAGACGGTAACACACCTTGCTCTGAACCTCCCATGGCTTCGTAATGGCTGACAGATCGCAGGCTGTCATCATCATTGCCCTGCAGACGATACAACACAGGTGAAGGACAAGTATGTATTGACAATCTTACCTAAATAAAAGCTGGTGTATTTACATAATAATTTCCTTCCTGGTTGGATTGTTAGAGATGTAGTTGAtcctttctttttcctctggCATTCCTTCGCAAGCATCCACAATTTTTTGGAACATTGTTCTCTTCCTGAAAAATTAGAAAACTGTCAGACCCATTTTATAAACTGTTACTTCCTCAAAAAAAACAGTTGTTCCTTACTTGAAATAGAGGGCCAGATCAGTAGCGATTATGCAAATTTCAAAGAGATGCTGCACAGTTTCGAACTGACGCTTTTGAAGGTTTTGGAAGATGTTCAAGTCCTGATCCTCCATGAGTGTCTTACTGTACTCAAGATGGTGTCGCTCCATCACTGAGGAGCCGTGCAGTCTTGCCAGTGGCGATGCACTCCTACAAAAGTTGTGATTCTAGTTTTATTGTGTGGTATTCAAACATCAGTTTGCTAACTGAAATAAAAAAGCATACTTTGTCTGGTAAAGATTGTTGGTTCCTCTGTGGTCAATATCGTGGCAGAATCCAGCAGCAACCATGGCAAAGGCCTCAAGATCCGAATAATACTTCTTTATTTTACCTGTCTGTTGAGGAGAAGCGAGGATGAACATATGCTAAAACGAAAAAGTGGAACACGTGAAAGGAAAACATGAGAAGCACTCAGACCCACCAGCAGCAAAACGAACATGGTCTGTCCGACGTTGAAGCCGTGCCTCCAGTTGTGATAGGTGATGTCACGGTATCCTTTCCGAACTGTGTACATCCATCGTGTCAGGATCtgcacaatgaaaaaaacaatatggcTGCATTTAACTCTGGAAATGTGCTACAGACATAGTGTCAGGCAGGACTGTACCTCTGCAGGGACTTTGAACTTCTCCACCACCCCCAGCTCGAAGAAGCAGCGGATGCCACATTCGATGAGTTCCAACTCAGACAAAGGAAAGTCACTGAAGCGGAATTCAAGCAGCTCCACCTTTTTGGCGTCAGGAATTTTGGCTTTCTGCAATTTGAAAACAATTAGGCAGGGGTTACGATACAAACTGTGCTGTGCAAAACTGAGTCCAGACAAATCACAGTGCTTACCAGCAGTTTGTACATCTCCTTCTGGTCACAGTCTTCTGGCGCAGAATCAAACTTCTTCAAAGTGTTCTGTGGAGGAATGACAGTTACAGTCAAAAGGCAGCTCTTCCTGTCTgggataataacaataataataatcagcatAAGGGGGGCAGCATCTCACCAGAATACTCTGCACATCATTTGGTGTTGCCTTAGTCTGGTACATGAGAACTTCTTGAGCAATATCTTTCCTCCACTCCGTCCTGTTCAGTTTGTCATATGTATCACTGTTCAGGGTGGACCAGCCAAGGAACTGCGTCAGAGCctagtaaaaaaacaaaacaaaactgaaagacAAACATGTTCTTTCTCATAACCTACAGAACTTCTTATATAGAAAGTAATATACGGTATTAGAAAAGGACATTTCTGCATACTTCTGTGATTTGCTCATCTTGTTCCTCAAACGGTTTTCCGTCTTTTCTGTTGTAAAAAGTGGCAACACCGACAATTTCTTCCTTCTTGTTGACAAtggggagggagaggacattCTTAATCTTCCATCCAGTCTCATCCACTGCTTCTTTCTGTCAAACGTGTCCAAAAACAACATCCAGATTCCTTATATATTCGATTCGAGTTGTGTTAGCCAGATGCAATACTGGTCACTGGTCAGAGAAGAGAAGGAACCTTCTACCTGAAATGCAAAGAAGTCATCTGATGGAGCATTCATCATGTTGCAGatctggaggagaaaaaaaacagttggtGTCATGAAATACTCAGTAGGAGGTATTCTGTATACAGTGTGCACTAAATAATGGAACTTACAAATCCATTCTCAGCCACATATGTTGGGAGTCCACTGACCAGAGCCCAGTGGTCTGCAGGAGGGCCACTGTGAATTTAAAGCGGAGGATCTCAGGTTAAAATAACATCAGATCTAAATGATTACAACAGACACTGTACAAGTGAATCATGACACCTACGGGATAACTTTAATCTCTTCTTTATCCTCCAGTAAGTAATCAATAATCTTGTAGAAGTTGATTTCCTGTTAACCACAGGAGAGATTTAATTGGAGAAATTAGTAGTAATTAGGTTTAATGTCAACAACAAACCCAGCCCTTGACATACTCTGCCATCAGGTGTCTTGGGGCCTTTGTATGGTTCTTGATCTCCAAGTTTGATCGGCCACTCATCAAAGAATTCCTGGAAAGGAAACAAAGATTTCacgtcactgtgtgtgtaccaTGTACATGAAGCTGAGAgacttttttccccacacaccTTCTCTTTGGTCATGTCCAGAAGTCCGACAGAGTACCTCTCACATTTGATGTATGTCCTCACTGTGTACAAGGCCTTGTGAAACTGCCTCTCAATATCTGTCAACTCTTCAAAAACTTTGCTGGCTGACCACAGCAAGACCTGCAAAGAAATTCATCAGGATACACTTATTATTGATGTACTATAAGTAAATGGATTTAGTCTCTCATAATTATGTTTTACCTGACTTCTCCTGGATTCTACATCCCACATGTAGGCAGTGTGTGCTTGGAGAATAACCACAGAGGCAAAGTTCACATATTTATTGAAGAGCTGTGATAAAAGAACAGATTATATCACTTTATGTCTCACATTCCCTCGCAGTGTCCATGTCTAAAGGCAGATTACAAAAAAAGGATCCCATGAAAATATGTCAGAGCGTCTCCTCCCTAACTGGATTATAAATTCAGCTGTCACCCAGAATACCAACGCAGGTCAGAGACAGGGGGTTTAAGCACCCTCTGCAATGTTTTCAGCTTCTGTCTCAGTCAAGTGCAGATTTTGCCTTTATGGATGCAAAACATCGTTTTCTGTACTCACCTCCTGATCACTCTTGGAGAATTCATCTGCACCTTGTTTATTGAGTGCCATGATAACACCAAGGGGTTCCTTTCCATTCATAACAGGAGCAGTAAGCATGCATTTGGTGGTGTAATTGGTCTGTTTATCCACAAAGTTGCTGAAATGAGAGTCctgaaaaacaaaccaacataAATCCCAGGTTAGATGcaagctacacaaacacaaagtcacAACATAAAACTCCTATAAAATGCATGATCACTCCTTCAATTAAGAACCAACTGTCTGCTCATGTGCTCACCTTCTTCACATCAGGAATATTCTGAGGCTTCTTGGAATGTGCTGTCCATCCAACAATTCCCAtgtcagtggggaaaaaaatctctaCATTTGGGTTCACCAGGTTTTTCTCAAATGGAGAATTATGTGTCACATCAAAAAGAACTGTGGACAGCTCAGGCGTTCCGTTACGAGCCCTGTGGGTGAAGTAGCTGCAACGATCAGCCTGGATGAGTAGAGCGATCCTCTGAAGAATTTTATGCAGGGCTTTCTCCATTGGGGCACTGCCCTGCATCTGCTTTAGAAGCTCAAAGATGAGCTCAGCCTCTTGGATGCTGGAGACATCCTTGTAAGAGGCTGTGTCTTTGACCTGGACCTGGTTGTTGAAAGCAGCAGTGATCACATCTGCCTTGATTTTCTTTTCAAAGTACTCCTTAGCAAACTGTGGATTGTTGTCGAGGAACTTCTCCACACTGTCCTTGCTTGCCATTTTGTCCAAGTTTGGATGAAGGACTCCGTCTAAAAGATGCTCCCCTCAGATAAAGGATGCTGGATAGAGGAAGAACAGAGCAGTGTCGGTGGACTACTGGGACATATCCCCAACTCCTCTGTAGACAAGCTTTCAACCTTCTCCCAGGTAACAGAAGGTAGTGAGTGGCTTACAGGGTAAGGGGATCCCAGGGGAAACTAATGACTGTGACGCAGGACTCATAAAGCCTCTGAGCTTTCTTAACTTGCAAATCCATCCACTTGTCATTTTAGCAAATCCTATCACAGGTAATGATACCTGAGCTATGAACTACAATATGACCTGCACTGCAACACAGCAGTAAAATAAGTTTTGAGGAAAGATCTTACAGTTACAAACGCACAagaaaaactattttttaatacactacatttttaatatactacatttgtttttctggttAATCTCACAAAAGCTAGCAAGGAAGAATCCCATCAGGGCTTCCTTTTATTAGATGAAACAACaatgaaatacataaaaaaaatcaaacatcaaGTTTAGAAAGAactgcaaaaaacaaataatttgaAATTAACATTAAATTATTTGTCTAATTTACCAAAGTATAGTTTTGTAACTTTTAGAACTACATTCCCTTTGGGATAATACATAGAATTGACATTTTTAATGGTAATCAAGCAATTCTATCTAAATCAATTTGGCTTCCATAAAATGTCAACGATTCATCTATTATTTCAGTGGTACGACTACAGCTCCACAGCAGATCTTGCGCCAGCTGTTCTTGAACTGAAAGACCGAGTAGAGGATTGGATTAAGGGCTGAATTGGCCATAGTAAATGTTACTACCCAGAAGAACATGGTAGAAGAGACATAGAGGTGACCCAGGAAATTCCTTGCCAATATGAGgaaggtgatgatgaagatgggACTCCACATGATTACGAAAGAGAAAACCAGCACTAGCATGGTACGGAAGAGCTTCATGTCCTGGCGGGACACATGGTAGTTAGGGGGCTCTCTGACCGGAAGCTGAGTGTTGCTAGGTCGGAGTCTCAGTCTGCAACGTTTAGCTATCTGTAACAGAAACCAAACACTATTATATAATGCTGTATAATGATCTCTAAGTAATCTGATTGATAGATATCCATACAGTCTTCTCAGAGGTAAAAATCAATGTGCTGCTTCTCAGAATCCTTTTCTATTGTTTGTTTAGGTCCATGCTGGTAGAACTGACTGCGTAATGTAATGTTGACTGTTGATAGTGGGTCCATATTCGTCTTCAGTAATCAGTAAAGCACACATACATCAGTTACCACAGTGATAATGAATAGGTACAGCATATCTGTAAATGGATGGCCATGAGCTGGTGATGTGCTTGCtgaatttaacatttaacaacaaGCGAGAAGAGTCTTGGTGTGCAAAATTAGTGAGGCCATAATAACAGAAAAGTAAAGTAATGGAGATGTTTGACGTCTATCAGTAGTGTCAAACAAATGCTGCATTAAACCTACCTGTAATATTTTACTGTAACTGACCACAATTATGAGCCCAGGCACAATGAAGCACAGTGCAGTGAAGGCAACATTCCACACAATCTCCCCAGCTGCATCAGGCCACTTCAGTGTACAGATGTGTACACGTTTCTGTGGAGAGAGAATAACAATACTCAGGAAAAAATGTGTCTTTACTGTCCTGCTTTCCACTATTAGAATCATCCATACCTGCTTGGGGAAATCCACTTCAATGACAGTGAAGAACAGACTAAGGGGTAGGGAGGTGAGTGCAGAAAAGGACCAGATGAAGAAGAGCGTAGTGGTCACCATCCTGGGGTTCAGAGTGGGAACAGTCTGTAGCCGTAGAATAGCCTGGACCCTCTCCACGCTGATGGAGGCCAGGGTGGTGATGGCTACACATCCACTCATACAGATGACATACAGCACTGTATGACAGGCTGTATGTCCAAGCGTCCAGGTCACAGTCCAACGCACTGCCACAATCAGAGGGATCATGCTGACGAACAATAGATCAGCCACAAACAAGTTGAGGGTCAGGACCGTCTTGTTGGCTAGAAGACGGCGTTCCCAGGTTACCAAGACTGCCGCTGTTGCATTTGCAGCCACAGAGACCAAGAAAACCACTGTAATGGCCAGGGTCTCGAGAGTAGTAGTGGTAACATGATCTGAGTGGTGCAGctcagagaagaaagaaaaatacgTGAAATTTCCTAAGTGGAGAGATTCAGGAGCGTCTGTATCCATGGgttaaaaatgtattcatgtCTGAGATGCTACCTCTGTACTGCAGACTGCCAGAAATGGGAAATGAAGTGATGCAagaaaaagggaggaggagagaccgAGGATGGTGACTAGCCTTTTTAAAGCTGTTTGCTCTATGTGATACCTGAATGGAAgtcaaacattacacaatgtgCTTTGTGCTTTCAACCTCCACTCTGTGATTAATCATCAGATTATTCTGATTTTTTATGGTTCTATCaattttttcatgtaaaactgtaaaacagTAATAGTTTAACAATGTTCAGAAATGTACTAATAGCTaaccatgctgctgacacatatCTTCTTTTTTCAGACACAGGAAAAAACCCTCCTTTGCTCTAAGTCTTCCTCCCGACAGGCTAAGCTCATATTCTAACTTTACATGCAGACATATCTGTATGAAAGTTACCTGAAAGGCACAACCAGCCAAGCACTCAGTGCCACGTTCTCTTTCAAAGGCCAAAGCGCTAACCTCAGGCTCCCCATATGATAAGGGAGCAATACTAATCCGTGTTCTGAAATAGCACAGGAAAGGGATTACCTCACACAAGCAGTTTTTAGCCTTTCGTCTGGTATAAACAATGAAAGATTTAGGTAGAagaaaaatatcacaaaaataattacaaagttatttaaaaaagaataaatattaATGATGATGTTCTCATTTTTGGTTTTAATGAActatacaataataataaatcgcCATTTAAAATGACCCTCTTGCTATTTAGTGACCCTTTACTCCTTTCTACAATGCTAAACTTCATTGTTAGCTACAAGCACTCTCCCTGGCTGTGCTAGATGATGTAGATGGAAATGGTAATTGCTGCACCTTCAGCTACATCAGTTAATTAATCTATATTGCGCAGGGGTGTCTGGCTAAACTTACATCAGTTTCTACGAAATACTCAAGTAGCTCTGTAACTCAGTATTTTATTAGAACTTGCATTTAAACTTATGGGTAAAACAACAAACCCATATTCTAAACGAtaaagacatacacacaaacacttagcTCAGTCCATGCATGTTTCTAGGTGGTTCATGAGTTCTCGGTAGAGGTTGGATGGATACACGGCGTGGCAGTTGGGACAGTGCAGAATGCTTTCAttgtgacagctgctgctgtttgaggagGATCTCAGGCGGTCTCTGGAATGCTGGGGTGGGGAGTGCCTCTCTTCATATTCATCAGAATCCTGCACGTCTTCCTAATGTAATTACAACCTTCTATGTCAAATTTCTTGGTGGAAAAGTAGTTCAAGCAAATCTATTCTATTGTCTCCTTTAAACATTGatatcaaaacaaaatgaatttgAACATATCTGCAACATTTACAAAATATTGAAAAGCATCATACTGGCCAGGAAAAAATGAAGCTGTAGTGTGTCCGTGTTGGAACATTTACCTTAACACACTCAAAACAACGTAGCTTCAATTTTAGTCCATTTACAAACTACTAATCTTAGTAAACTGCTCAATTCATGCCAACCTTTGACTGGCTTGCAACACTGTCTTTTGTTTCGCACCGCATCTTCAGAAGTTTGAGCACTTGCTTCCTTAAATAGGAGCAATCCTTCTTCTCATCCTGTAGGTCTTGGGACATAATCTTGATCTAAAATTAAAAAGAGTTGCCACTCCAATAAAGCCTGTATGGCTGTAGAGACATGGAACATGAATTAACTGAACTTAACGTATGAGAACAAAGCGATGAGCCTGTCATACCTGTCGTTTCAGATTTTCAATTTTTTCCTGGTCTGCATGGTGACGATTTAATATAAACCTCTGCAAGACATTTGCCTGAGAAGAGAAGTTTACTGTTCGTATGGGGTTTTTTGTTCCTATGAATGATGATGGTAAGATCTGTATGTAATGAATGGGTGTACCTGCAGCTCAAAGGTATATGACCTTCGTCGCTCCTTATCCAGTCTGCTTTGGAGGTCTTTAGTATCCTCACTCAGTTGttgctcttcatcctctgacTGATGATGATCTTCTCTTTCGGTCTGTGGAAGCTCCTTGTGCTCATTCTCCCCACTGTCCTCAAGACTGAACAACCTACAAATGAGTTTTTTCGTTATGTAGTTTACACAACTTTATACAACACCATATATCTTCGTTTTTGCATCGGTAGCTGTGGATATACCTGTCATAGATCGCTTTCACATGGTCACGGATATTGATGAGCTCGTCCATGAGATTGTCTATGGTGTCATAATTTATCTGCATGCGTCTTCGACAGTTCGCCTGTGGACAGCTTGCTCCGTCTTCTGTAATAAGTTGCAGAagacaagaataaaaaaaaaagtaaaacagcaGGACAGTGGTGGTTAAAACTGTCACCAGTAAGGTTCACACATTGTTAGCTCTATTAAGGAATGTGCATTATGAAAACTTCTGCCAATGCAGAACACTGCTACACATTCTTTTGAAGTGAGATACTGTGGGACAATCTTGATATCTTAAAAAATATGTTGTGACAGTCTGTTGCCCCAGTAGTGACTGTCAACTGCCCACTGTCCCTGTGCCTCACCATCTGAATAGTCCTCATTGTGCTGCTGTGACCGGGCCTGATTGGCTTTGTTGAGTTGGTTCTCCAGCCATAACATTCTGCTCATCATCCCCCTTACACAGGCCTCTCTCTGCTGGTCATATTCCAGCCACTGCTTGTTCTCTTCCAAGGCCTTGGGAGATTGAATGAAAAGAATGAGAAGCACataacagagaaagacagaaagagacttGTGCCTTGGGCAGTACCAACACAAATTCCAACACTCAATACATGTACTTGTACAGAAATAGACATTTACATACAACAATACATACATACTCCAGACAGTAATATACAGTCTGGAGTACAGACAGATAACATGGATGTAAGACAAAACCATTGACAGTgcagaaaataacaaaacaaacaaaagcactgctgccctctactggtGTAAAATGGTTAATAAGTAACAGGGGCTTGTTTTTTACAACACAACAGTTTTTTTCACAGAGGAAATTGTAAGATGTCAGATGAGTAAGTTTAAAATTAAGTTTTGTGGTGCAGGTATTGTGCATGCTGACTCACTGGGGCACCTCCTCCTGGCTTCATTCTCATGTTCATTCCATAACATGGGTTCACTTCCTTTTTACCAGGCTCCTCCAGGCTGTCAAGTCTTCTGCTTACAAGAGTGAGGCATCTCTGCAATCACACATAAAGCAAAATGTAGGATTAAAAACTCGTagctgcagcaaacagcaggtaGAATAAAACAAACTGCTCTCAGTGACAACATGTCAGCGCTACATGAAGGTTACAACACTGTGTAAAATCAAACTGGCCAGTTAGCTCACTTGCACTAATAAACAGTACTCAAGGTTGTCTTAGTAGGTACCTCTACTTGCTTGCTATGTTCTGCATGTTGTTGAGACAGCTCAGTCAGGGTCTTCTTCAGATAGGTATTCTCCTTCCTTAGACTGTTGAGCGCCATAACAAGCTTGGAGTTGACGTTAGTCTTCATGGAGCGCTTGTATTTGGAGGCTGCCATCTCTGTAAACTGTTTATTACAAAAGATtatcacaaaaataataatagacCGTTTCATT
This Parambassis ranga chromosome 15, fParRan2.1, whole genome shotgun sequence DNA region includes the following protein-coding sequences:
- the LOC114447265 gene encoding cone cGMP-specific 3',5'-cyclic phosphodiesterase subunit alpha'-like yields the protein MASKDSVEKFLDNNPQFAKEYFEKKIKADVITAAFNNQVQVKDTASYKDVSSIQEAELIFELLKQMQGSAPMEKALHKILQRIALLIQADRCSYFTHRARNGTPELSTVLFDVTHNSPFEKNLVNPNVEIFFPTDMGIVGWTAHSKKPQNIPDVKKDSHFSNFVDKQTNYTTKCMLTAPVMNGKEPLGVIMALNKQGADEFSKSDQELFNKYVNFASVVILQAHTAYMWDVESRRSQVLLWSASKVFEELTDIERQFHKALYTVRTYIKCERYSVGLLDMTKEKEFFDEWPIKLGDQEPYKGPKTPDGREINFYKIIDYLLEDKEEIKVIPGPPADHWALVSGLPTYVAENGFICNMMNAPSDDFFAFQKEAVDETGWKIKNVLSLPIVNKKEEIVGVATFYNRKDGKPFEEQDEQITEALTQFLGWSTLNSDTYDKLNRTEWRKDIAQEVLMYQTKATPNDVQSILNTLKKFDSAPEDCDQKEMYKLLKAKIPDAKKVELLEFRFSDFPLSELELIECGIRCFFELGVVEKFKVPAEILTRWMYTVRKGYRDITYHNWRHGFNVGQTMFVLLLTGKIKKYYSDLEAFAMVAAGFCHDIDHRGTNNLYQTKSASPLARLHGSSVMERHHLEYSKTLMEDQDLNIFQNLQKRQFETVQHLFEICIIATDLALYFKKRTMFQKIVDACEGMPEEKERINYISNNPTRKEIIMAMMMTACDLSAITKPWEVQSKVALMVAAEFWEQGDLERTVLDQQPIPMMDRNHADQLPKMQCGFIDFVCTFVYKEFSRFHTEITPMFEGLTTNRGEWKALADVHEAKMKAIEGEKNKLEGAQDGKSSKTCVVC
- the LOC114447652 gene encoding free fatty acid receptor 4-like; this translates as MDTDAPESLHLGNFTYFSFFSELHHSDHVTTTTLETLAITVVFLVSVAANATAAVLVTWERRLLANKTVLTLNLFVADLLFVSMIPLIVAVRWTVTWTLGHTACHTVLYVICMSGCVAITTLASISVERVQAILRLQTVPTLNPRMVTTTLFFIWSFSALTSLPLSLFFTVIEVDFPKQKRVHICTLKWPDAAGEIVWNVAFTALCFIVPGLIIVVSYSKILQIAKRCRLRLRPSNTQLPVREPPNYHVSRQDMKLFRTMLVLVFSFVIMWSPIFIITFLILARNFLGHLYVSSTMFFWVVTFTMANSALNPILYSVFQFKNSWRKICCGAVVVPLK
- the LOC114447282 gene encoding centrosomal protein of 55 kDa-like isoform X2 — protein: MAASKYKRSMKTNVNSKLVMALNSLRKENTYLKKTLTELSQQHAEHSKQVERCLTLVSRRLDSLEEPGKKEVNPCYGMNMRMKPGGGAPALEENKQWLEYDQQREACVRGMMSRMLWLENQLNKANQARSQQHNEDYSDEDGASCPQANCRRRMQINYDTIDNLMDELINIRDHVKAIYDRLFSLEDSGENEHKELPQTEREDHHQSEDEEQQLSEDTKDLQSRLDKERRRSYTFELQEDVQDSDEYEERHSPPQHSRDRLRSSSNSSSCHNESILHCPNCHAVYPSNLYRELMNHLETCMD
- the LOC114447282 gene encoding centrosomal protein of 55 kDa-like isoform X1, whose product is MAASKYKRSMKTNVNSKLVMALNSLRKENTYLKKTLTELSQQHAEHSKQVERCLTLVSRRLDSLEEPGKKEVNPCYGMNMRMKPGGGAPALEENKQWLEYDQQREACVRGMMSRMLWLENQLNKANQARSQQHNEDYSDEDGASCPQANCRRRMQINYDTIDNLMDELINIRDHVKAIYDRLFSLEDSGENEHKELPQTEREDHHQSEDEEQQLSEDTKDLQSRLDKERRRSYTFELQANVLQRFILNRHHADQEKIENLKRQIKIMSQDLQDEKKDCSYLRKQVLKLLKMRCETKDSVASQSKEDVQDSDEYEERHSPPQHSRDRLRSSSNSSSCHNESILHCPNCHAVYPSNLYRELMNHLETCMD